Part of the Bubalus bubalis isolate 160015118507 breed Murrah chromosome 9, NDDB_SH_1, whole genome shotgun sequence genome is shown below.
TACACACAGCTGCGTGCTAAGTTTGaagagtcctccaactttgttcttttccagAACTATCTCAGCTGTTCTGGGCCCTTGCATTTCCACATGAATTTTCCGAGCTGCTTGTCAATTTCTGTGGGACTGTTGGGGGAAGAAGGGATTCTGATGGGAACTGGGTTGGATCTGTACCTCAGTTTGGAGACTGCTGCCATCTGAACAATGTTGagttccgatccatgaacacaggaCGCATTTCTGTTTATTCAGGCCGTCTTTACTCGTGGCCTGCACCCTTTTCTGGATATGCCCCCCCCACCTGCCCCATTGTTGTCTCCCTCCAGAGGAGGcgtggacccccccccccccgagggCCTGGGGCCTCAGCCTCACGCTGTCAGTGAGGACTAGATGAGTTGGAGGGAAGGTCGCCTTAccttgttgttgcttagtccctccgttgtgtctgactctttgtgacgccacagattgtggcctgccaggctcctctgtccatgggattctccaggcaaggatactggagtgggttgccatatcctcctctagCACCCTACCTTACTCTTGGAATTTATCTTCCAGATGGACCCACACATGGGCTCCCAATGTTGGGGGTAAGAGGCCCTTACAAGGACAGTCCAGGTCTGTTCTCTGGGGCTGGGTTAGAAGGAGAAACCGCTGAGCCTCTCTGCAGAGAATGGGCAGCTTTGGTCAAACACGCATCACCCAGCAGAGAGAACGCTGCATGCCCAGCGCGGGTGGTCAGCCACTGTGTGCGAGCCACGGGCGCACTGTGGGCTGGTCCTGGGCACTCGGGCCTCTCAGTGCAGGGACCAGGGTGCCCCACTGCCTCGTCCCCCATAACTCGGGAATGTCTTGCCTTGAGCTTGTGTTTTAACAGGTTGAACTGAAAGGAGTAAAAAATTGAGCCAGTTTCTCATTTCTCTCCGGGTCCAACAGAGGTGCCAGATGAGTCTTGTGCTAAGCCAAGCTAAAGGAGAAAGAGCCCACACTTCGTCCCCCGCAAGGCCCAGGGAGTGGCTTTACCCACCATTTGCTGGCCCTTCACTGGGTGTTACATGGGGCTCAGTCTGGCTGAGCTTGTGAGCTCATCCCAACAACCATGAGTTCCATCCAGAGGAGAGACCAAGGCTGGAAAGAGAAGGGGGTGTGGGATGAGCCAACCCCAACCAGGCCCCAGGCATCCAGACCTCCCTGAAGACCCCAGCAGGCCCACAGCCTGTCAGTCAGAATTACAGCGTAGGTGCCCCGGgggctcagtaaatattcatttGAGCCTCTGTCTCCTGGGATCCCAGGAAGGGGGCTCAGTCCCACGAGGCTGGAAGGCAGCAGCATCCTGGGAGCCCAGGGGGTGGCCGGGTGGCCCCTGCAGGGCACTGCCTTCCTCCGGCAGCCCCATCCAGCCTCTTGTAGGCAACCCTCGGGGAGGTGGCCCCGGCTGCTGGGCCCTCTGTGGGGCCAGGACCCAGCGTGGACACCGTCCTTCGCCACGGGGACCAGCTGGCTGAAGGAACTCAAGCAACCTTCTGGGCAGTGGCGGGCTGAGGCCACCCAGCCATAACCATTtagactaccaggctcccccatagcCTCTGCCCAGCCTGCGCCTTCCAGGAACCCTGGCATGGGGCTGAGGTGTGGCAGCCGCAGCAGCCTGGTGTGCCCTGCCCGCAGAGTGGGTGATTGGGACGAAGCGTGGTGGTCTACAGTTGCCGGGGAGGGGGTGTCAGTGGGAGGGGTGGGCGGACTCTCCACAGAGACAAAACAAGTAGTCAAAGAACAGGCGTTAGAAACAGCCCTGGCTGTCTGGGCAGGGCTCCGTGAGGGCTTTCgccttctccctctttcctgtTTCTGGAGCGCCTGCCGTGGGTGGGTTGTGGGTTAGGAGAAGGGTCAAGGTGGCTTGTCCCTCGGGCAGGTCTGAGCAGTGCCCTTTCCCTGCAGGCTACAGCATGTTCGCCGTGGGCATTGGGGCCTTGCTCTTCGGGTACTGGAGCATGATGAGGTGGAACCGCGAGCGCAGGTAGGCCCTGCACTGGAGAGGCGGGTGGGGACTTACGCCATGGACTCGGGGCTCCTCCAGGCCCCCGTCAGCACCTCAAGGGAGCTCAGGGCCTGAGCCAGCGAGTCCATTTCTGGGCTTCACCATCAAGGAATGACTGACTAGTAAGTAAGAAGCTTGCCTCCAGGTGTTCACTAGGTACCCTTGAGCTCCACGCCCAGGTACCCCAAGGTCTGGTTTGCATAGCCCATTAGGCAGAggcgggggcagggggacagGCCCTGTCCCTCAGAGGGTGTTTGTCAGTGGTGCCCGGGTAATGATGATACCAGGGCTTCAAAGGCAGATCATGCAAGACAATGGCCTGGCCAGCCACACCGGCCTGAGGGTCCCAGTCTGCCGTGGCCTTGGTTTGGACCCTGGCTACCTCCGAGATTGCCCAGCACTCTGTCAGATGGCTCCTCCTCACTGGCTCCCAACCAGCagtccccccaccctcctccactgTGTCCTCAGCATCCGCCTTGACCCTGCTCACCTCCCTACGAGGGCAGTGCTGGAGAAGGTCCAGCACATGGAGGGCATTCCGCTTTGTTCAGTGAACTCAGGGCACCTGGTGGGTGCTGGACACGAGGCCCCCACCCTGGACAGGCGAGACCAGGCCCAGTCCCCCGGTGGGTACCAGGGTAGCCGTGGTATGTGACTGATGAGGACAGCAGCCCCGGTCCCTGGGCCCTAGGGGGCTGAGGTGGAGGCGGAAGTTCCCTGGGACCCTTCTCTGTGCTGCTGTGGATTCGTGGTGATGGGGGGACAGGATCAGGGGCCACCCCCTGGGCTGCATCACTGGGActgctctccccactccccccagcAGACAGGGCTGGCGAGTTAAGAGACGCCGAAaagcaggcagaagaaagaagCTGCTCATGATactcgccccccccccccgccccccacggtTATTTTGAGATGAAAAGGATGTGGTTCTGTAAGGCCCAGAACCTCATGATGAATGTTCCCCCCAGTTCACTGCAATCATCAGGCCCAGGCtatttttaggatttaaaaaaaaagttttgaactGAAAAGAAAGTGTGAAGCCAGCAGTCTTGTGGACTGCTGCCGCCTCTGCCAGCTGCGTTTCCCCACATCCCCCACGCCCATTGCAGGCTGCCGGTGGGCTGAGCCCACTTCCCCCCTTGCTTGCCTCTGCCTCTCCCCCAAGCCCCGTGCCAGGGTAATGCCTGTCCAAGGGCCGCTTCGTCTGCCCCCATCCCAGCGTGGACTGATCTGAGTGTCGGTTTTGGGGTTTCACAGGCGTCTACAGATCGAGGACCTCGAGGCCCGCATCGCGCTGATGCCTCTGTTGCAGGCGGAGAAGGACCGGAGGTAGGCCGCTGGGGTCAGGAGGTCACAGGTCAGAGTGCCCCAGCCTGCACTGTGGGACAAGGCCAGAATGCACGTGGGGATCCACAGCCATGACCTTGTACTCCAGGGGCTGCCGTCGTCTTTGGAGAGGACCCCATACTTGACTTGCAGGAGAGACCCAAGACAGAGAATGAATGTTTCTGGAGGAGGGGGCTTTGGCATTGGAGGGCTGCAAGAGTTTGCCAGGGGAAGGAAGTAAAGTGGAGAGATCAGTGTGTGTGCAGGGCTGAGAGCTGTGGGAGGTGactgggagctggaggaggagcaggtcTGGCAGGTTTGTTAGGCAGGGGCCCCGGGAGGGATCAGCCctgtcccccacctcccaccttgtCTCCCTGCAGGGTTCTCCAGATGCTTCGGGAGAACTTGGAGGAGGAGGCAACTGTCATGAAGGACGTGCCGGGCTGGAAGGTGGGTCCTCAGCCCCCCAGGGTCCAGGCTGCTGCAGAAACGCAGCCTCCCACAGAAAATCTAGGGCTTTGGGGGAGTGGTGCCAGAAGGGGGAGGCTGTTCAGGGTAGAGGCACAGGGGCTGCCAGGCCTGGTGGGGTCCCAGCAGGCTCATGAGACCCACCTATACCCCTTCATCCCCACAGGTGGGTGAGTCCGTGTTCCACACCACGCGCTGGGTGACTCCCATGATGGGTGAGCTCTACGGGCTGCGCGCAAGCGAGGAGGTTCTCAACGCCACCTATGGGTTCATATGGTACACGTAGGGGCCTGCGCCCCAGAGACTGCTGGACCCGCGTCCCCTCCCCACTAGGAGAGAATAAACGCTTTGGAGACTGGCCTGCTTGTGTCCCAGGGACTGAgtgattgggggtgggggtgtcagaGGAGGTGTGGGGACTAAGCAGAAGATGCCAGTGGGGTGGCCCCTGGATCGACCTGCAGCGGTGGCTGACAAATGTGCCTGGACTTTTCCCTGCCTTTCTCGAAACCCTGCTTGTCAGCAGCCAGCTTCTTCAGACTGGGGGTCTTCCCCACTGGGGTACCGGGTGGGTGGATGGGCGACCGACCTGTATTGGAGTGTGCCAGGCTGGAGAGGGGCGTAGCAGAGGCGGGCCCACTTGCACCCAGGCCAGGACCCCATAGTGGGGGTAATGAGCCCATCGCTGTCCCTCCAGACTTTGTTTCCCTGCCAGTATTCGGAACCTTGGGATTCCCGCCATCCCATGGGCAGCTCCACTCCTGGCACAAAGGGGTTAAGTCCACTTGCACTTTACAGCCAATGGCCATGCGCAGCGCCTTCCCGGCG
Proteins encoded:
- the NDUFA13 gene encoding NADH dehydrogenase [ubiquinone] 1 alpha subcomplex subunit 13 translates to MAASKVKQDMPPVGGYGPIDYKRNLPRRGLSGYSMFAVGIGALLFGYWSMMRWNRERRRLQIEDLEARIALMPLLQAEKDRRVLQMLRENLEEEATVMKDVPGWKVGESVFHTTRWVTPMMGELYGLRASEEVLNATYGFIWYT